The window GGCGGAGTTCTACCGCCTGGCCAACCTCCCCGAGAGGATCACGGCCCTCTTCCAAGGGGTCTTCGGCGTGCGCATAGACGAGGAGCGCCTCCTGGTGGCGGCGGAGGAGGCCCGGCGGGCGGTGCGGGAAAGCTACCTCCTCCCCGAGCGGGCCGAGGCCTTCCTGGAAGCCCTAAAGGGGCGCGGGCCCTTCCTCCTCCGCTACGCGGGGGAGGCCGAGGGGGAAAGGGCCTCCACCCCCCAGGAGGCCCTCTTCGCCCTGAAGCGGCTTTGGGCCCGGCGCTTTGAGGTGGAGGCCATCCTGGAGCGCTACCCCGCCCTCCTGCCCCCCTTCACCCCCGTCCTGGTCCAGGAGGTGGCGGGGGAGGTGGCGGAGGACCCCTTCCTCTCCCTGGACCTCTCCCGGGCCCTGGGACGGGAGGTGGTGGCCTACGCCTGGGCGGGGAAGCTCGTGCGGGTAGAATCCCCCCATGGTGGATAGCCACGTCCACACTCCCCTCTGCGGCCACGCGGAGGGCCACCCCGAGGCCTACCTGGAGGAGGCGCGGGCCAAGGGGCTTAAAGGCGTGGTCTTCACCGACCACAGCCCCATGCCCCCCTGGTACGACCCGGAAAGCCGGATGCGCCTCGAGGCCCTCCCCTTCTACCTCCTCGCCCTGGAAAGGGTGCGGGAACGGGCCCAGGACCTCTACGTGGGCATCGGCCTCGAGGCGGACTTCCACCCCGGCACCGAGGGCTTCTTGGCCCAGCTCTTGCGCCGCTACCCCTTTGACTACGTCATCGGGAGCGTCCACTACCTGGGGGCCTGGCCCCTGGACCACCCGGACCACCAGGAGGAGTACGCCTGGCGCGACCTCAAGGAGGTCTTCCGGGCCTACTTTCAGGAGGTGGAGAAGGCGGCCCGAAGCGGCCTCTTCCACGCCATCGGCCACCTGGACCTCCCCAAGAAGTTCGGCCACCGCCTCCCCGAGGAGGCCCTTTTGGAGCTCGCCGAGCCCGCCCTAAGGGCCGTCGCCGAGGCGGGGCTCTTCCTGGACGTGAACACCGCCGGCCTGAGGAGGCCGGCGAAGGAGGTCTACCCCGCCCCCGCCCTCCTCAGGAGGGCCCGGGAGCTCGGCATCGGGCTCGTCCTCGGCTCCGACGCCCACCGCCCGGAGGAGGTGGGCTTCGCCTTCCCCGAGGTCCAAGCCCTCCTCGCCGGGCTCGGTTTTCGGGAAGCCTACTACTTCGTGGAAGGAAGCCCCGTGGCCTACCCCTTGTCCAGGGCCTCGTAGACCCGTTTCCGCTCCCGGCCCAGGTCCAGGTCCT of the Thermus thermophilus HB8 genome contains:
- a CDS encoding histidinol-phosphatase HisJ, with the translated sequence MVDSHVHTPLCGHAEGHPEAYLEEARAKGLKGVVFTDHSPMPPWYDPESRMRLEALPFYLLALERVRERAQDLYVGIGLEADFHPGTEGFLAQLLRRYPFDYVIGSVHYLGAWPLDHPDHQEEYAWRDLKEVFRAYFQEVEKAARSGLFHAIGHLDLPKKFGHRLPEEALLELAEPALRAVAEAGLFLDVNTAGLRRPAKEVYPAPALLRRARELGIGLVLGSDAHRPEEVGFAFPEVQALLAGLGFREAYYFVEGSPVAYPLSRAS